In Microbulbifer pacificus, the genomic stretch GTTTCTGATGACCGTATTTCGCCACCAGCTGCCGCAGCGCGTCGATTCGGTTTTCGTAGGTGGCCTCACCGTACAAATGTATCTTCACTATCCGCTGCTGGCTGTCGTACCGGATCTGAAAACTCATTACTGCTAAATACTCCAATCCGCGCTAATACTGAAACTTTGTCGCACCCCGGGATCTCCTGTGACGCCCCGAAGTAAACAAGCGACAATCGTTCCAGTTTAGACGTATCGGTCCTGCCAGCGTTACAAAAGACCAAAAACAAGTTTAAATGTGGAATATTGTTCTCATCTTTACCCCAAAGAAAACGATCGCTGTTCGCTCACTACGGCGATGGTGTAGATGATGTTGAGAGAAAGTTCTGGCGGGGAATGTGCGTGTACTCACCCGCACAGCACCTGGTGACGTTCGGGATCAGGCGGGTTCGCGGCCAGCGCCTTCGGCTTCCATCATCAGCCACCCCTGCGCCGCCTGTTCGGTAACAAACTCCCGCACCTGCATGCCCTCGGACTGAGCGGCACTATTGATAATGATATTGGCGTTGAAGTCCGGTGCATGCAGCACCGCTACGCGGCTGTGACTGGTGCCCGTCTGGCGGGCAACAAACTTGCCAAATTTCTGGCGTTCTTTAACGGACAGCACGATATCCGCCCGGCGCACGTCCACCAGCACCCTCAGTGGGTGCAGGTGGCCAAACTTTTCCGCAATCTGGCGGGCGGACGCCAGCTTTTCTGCGAAATCGACACGATCAAAAAAAACGGCGTGAACGATGCGTAATTCGGTGTTGAAACGAATATGAAAACTCAACCTTCCGCCTCCTTGTGCGGGACCGTATTACTCCACTTCAATTTCCGGCAGTGTGTCTTCGCCAACCGCCAACCACACCTGTGCCGCCGCCTTACGGGCAATCTCCCGATACAGTGATGCAACCGCACCATCCGGTTCCGCTGCCACCGTGGGCTCGCCACCGTCGGTCTGCTGGCGGATAGACATGGCCAGAGGCAACTGGCCCAGCAGACGGGTATTGTAGTCCGCCGCCATTTTTTCGCCGCCGCCCGCGCCGAACACCGGCTCCTGATGGCCGCAATTGGAGCAGGTGTGCAGTGCCATATTCTCCACAATACCCAGTACCGGCACCGACACCTTGCGGAACATCTCCACACCTTTGATCGCATCCACCAGTGCCAGATCCTGTGGCGTGGTGACAATCACAGCCCCCGCCAGCGCCACTTTCTGGGAAAGAGTCAACTGAATATCGCCGGTACCCGGGGGCATGTCCACCACCAGGTAATCCAACGCATCCTCGTCTGTCCCGGCCCAGACGGTCTGGGTCAACATCTGGCTCAGCGCACCACTCGCCATGGGCCCGCGCCACACGGCCGGGGTGTCTTCCGTCAGCAGATAGCCGAGAGACATGGTC encodes the following:
- the apbC gene encoding iron-sulfur cluster carrier protein ApbC, which produces MAVQEQLEQVAEVIGALEDPATGLPLDALDADIEVGYEDGTVYTAVTLGYPCASEQSAWAKRVRAACEPLLEGGPLAGTGLQFDLFFEVQSADSGAQPESLQSVKNIIAVASGKGGVGKSTTAVNLALALAAEGASVGLLDADIYGPSLPTMLGTEGVRPEVRDGKFFVPVEAKGLKTMSLGYLLTEDTPAVWRGPMASGALSQMLTQTVWAGTDEDALDYLVVDMPPGTGDIQLTLSQKVALAGAVIVTTPQDLALVDAIKGVEMFRKVSVPVLGIVENMALHTCSNCGHQEPVFGAGGGEKMAADYNTRLLGQLPLAMSIRQQTDGGEPTVAAEPDGAVASLYREIARKAAAQVWLAVGEDTLPEIEVE